The DNA segment TTCCGCTACTTCTACCCTGATTTAGAAGGGGCATATACGTGGTGGAATTATCGATTTAATGCCCGTAAAACGAATGCTGGCTGGCGAATTGATTATTTCTGTGTCTCTACTCGCTTACAAGATCATTTACAAGAAGCGCGGATTTTAGATGATATAGTTGGTTCAGATCATTGTCCCGTAGAATTAATTCTAAAAGAAACAATATAAATAATTTTTAGCTAAAATAAATTCTATTCATTAAAAGAATTTTTTTGTTGCAAATTTTTTTTTAAAATTATATACTAATTAAGATGAAATCGATAGTTTTTCATAAGGGAGTAACTGGCAGCAACAGCTGTGGCAACGTCACCAACAAGTAGATTTGCAACGATCTTCTGGTGTTGTCTTAAATAGTGAGACTTATGCACATTGTTCTCTATAAGGACAATCCTGCATAAGTCTCTTTTTTTTATCGATTTTACTGACCATCAATTAAAGGAGGATATTGAGCGTACAAAAACAAGCTTAGCTAATGATTCGATTATTTTTACAAGATCATTGCCAATCAACATAAACCTTGTTTGATGATAGTGAATATGCTACTATTTTTGGCAACTGTACTATAATGATATTATAATGGTATTATTTTTTATTTCATGTCAACAACCGTTTCTACAGACATTTCATCATATTTTTGATTGTCTGTCAGTAAACTGGCTAATTTTTTTTACGAAAGGGTGTATCACTTGGAAAATTATCAAAAAGACCAAGAAACAATATTAAAAGAATTACAGACTTCACCAAAAGGCTTGCAGGATGCAGAAGTCAAAACACGTCAGGAACGCGATGGCTTAAATGAATTAAAGCAAAAAGCTAAAGATTCCGTTCTCAAATTATTTTTAGCAACTTTTAAAGACGCAATGGTTATTGTGCTATTAATAGTAGCCGTTATCCAAATGGCTTTAGGTTCAGTAGTTGAATCATTAATTATTTTTGCTGTTCTAATGATCAACTCTGTTATCAGTGTTATTCAAACTAAAAAAGCTGAAAGTTCCCTTGATGCGTTGTCCAGTCTCTCTGCTCCTGAATCGAAAGTAATCCGTAATGGCGTTAAAGTAACTATTCCAGCAAAAGAACTTGTTGTAGGAGATATTGTTATCTTAGATGCTGGGGATTATGTTCCAGCTGATGGACGTTTACTAGAAGCAGGATCACTTCAGATTAATGAAGGAATGCTAACTGGTGAATCTGTTCCAGCAGACAAAAATATCGATGTTGTTGAAAAAGAAGTCCCTGTTGGAGATCGTTCAAACATGGTTCATAGCGGAACTTTAGTTACGTATGGTCGTGGTCTTGTGGTTGTTACAGGTACAGGTAACAATACTGAAATCGGTCAAGTTGCTAGCTTAATTGATAACGCAGTGGCTAAGCAAACACCATTGCAAAGAAAATTAGACGACTTTAGTAAAAAACTAGGATTTGGTATCCTTATTCTTTCTATTCTTATCTTTGCTATCCAAGCCGCTCGTATCTTCTTTGGCGGAGCAACAGATGTAAATACTGAATTGTTGAATGCATTTATGTTCGCAGTTGCGGTAGCCGTTGCTGCTATCCCTGAAGCATTACAATCTATCGTTACTATCGTTCTTTCTACTGGAACAAACAAGATGGCTAAGAAACATGCGATCATTCGTAAGCTTCCAGCTGTTGAAACATTAGGTTCAACAAGTGTTATTTGTACAGATAAAACAGGTACATTAACACAAAATAAAATGACGATTGTTGATTACTTTTTACCAAATGGTCAAACGGGAGACTTCAATTCTACTCCTGATACATGGACTACTGATGAAGCTCGTTTAATGCAAATTGCTGTGTTAGCAAATGATTCAAACATCAATGACCAAGGCCAAGAACTTGGTGACCCAACTGAAGTTGCTATGATCGCTTTCAGTAATAAAGTGAACAAACCTTACCATGAATTACGTAATGCTTACCCTAGATTAGCTGAGTTGCCTTTTGATTCAGATCGTAAGCTAATGTCTACTGTTCATGTCATTGACGGCGAAAACCTTATGTTAACAAAAGGTGGCCCAGATGTAGTCTTTAACCGCAGTTCAAAAATATTGATTGACGGAAAAGTTGTTCCTTTAACAGAGGACAACCTGAAATCTTTAGCTGACCAAAATGAAGTCTTTTCAGATCGTGCTTTGCGCGTATTGGCTTTTGCTTATAAACCTGTTTCAGAAGGAGAAAACATTACTTTTGAAGACGAAAATGATTTGATTTTAGTTGGTTTAGTTGCTATGATCGATCCACCTCGTGAAGCTGTTTATGGCGCTGTAGAACAAGCTAAAAAAGCTGGTATTAAAACAGTTATGATTACTGGTGACCACAAAACAACTGCACGTGCAATTGCTCGTGATATCGGAATTTCAGAACCAGACGACATTGCTTTGACTGGTCAAGAATTAGACGCTTTAAGTGAAGACGAATTAAATGCTAAACTAGAAAAAATTTCAGTTTATGCTCGTGTTTCTCCAGAAAACAAAATCAGAATCGTTCGCGCTTGGCAAAATAAAGATAAGATCTCTGCTATGACTGGTGATGGTGTAAACGATGCACCTGCACTGAAACAAGCAGATATCGGAATCGCAATGGGTAGCGGAACAGACGTAGCTAAAGATGCAGCTGCAATGGTATTGACGGATGATAACTTTGTTTCAATCATTAGTGCCGTTGAAGTTGGTCGTAATGTATTTGATAACATCAAAAAAGCTGTTGCTTACCTATTTGCTGGTAACCTTGGTGCCATTATCGCAATCATTGTTGCGTTACTAATGAACTGGGTTAACCCATTCACTGCCTTACAGTTATTGTTCATCAACTTAGTTAATGACTCTATTCCTGCTATTGCCTTAGGAATGGAAAAAGGCGAACCAAATGTTATGGAACGTAAACCAAGAGATCCAAACGAAGGCATCTTCGCAGGTGATACTTTAAGATCTGTTCTTTATCGTGGTGTGCTTATTGGTATCGCAGTAGTTATCTCACAATATATTGGATTAGGTTATTCAAATGAAATGAGTATTGCTATGGCCTTTACTACACTTATCTTGGCTCGTACTTTACAAACTTTCCCTGCACGTTCAAATACTCAAACCTCTATTGGAGCAGGTTTCTTCTCTAATATGTACGCTATTTACGCAGTTCTGTTCTGTTCTGTTTTATATGGCGTGACAGTTCTTCCAGGTGTTCGTTCAATCTTTAATATTCCAGATAATTTTGGTTGGGAACAATGGGGAATTGCTGCAGGATTAGCTTT comes from the Carnobacterium sp. 17-4 genome and includes:
- a CDS encoding cation-translocating P-type ATPase, whose product is MENYQKDQETILKELQTSPKGLQDAEVKTRQERDGLNELKQKAKDSVLKLFLATFKDAMVIVLLIVAVIQMALGSVVESLIIFAVLMINSVISVIQTKKAESSLDALSSLSAPESKVIRNGVKVTIPAKELVVGDIVILDAGDYVPADGRLLEAGSLQINEGMLTGESVPADKNIDVVEKEVPVGDRSNMVHSGTLVTYGRGLVVVTGTGNNTEIGQVASLIDNAVAKQTPLQRKLDDFSKKLGFGILILSILIFAIQAARIFFGGATDVNTELLNAFMFAVAVAVAAIPEALQSIVTIVLSTGTNKMAKKHAIIRKLPAVETLGSTSVICTDKTGTLTQNKMTIVDYFLPNGQTGDFNSTPDTWTTDEARLMQIAVLANDSNINDQGQELGDPTEVAMIAFSNKVNKPYHELRNAYPRLAELPFDSDRKLMSTVHVIDGENLMLTKGGPDVVFNRSSKILIDGKVVPLTEDNLKSLADQNEVFSDRALRVLAFAYKPVSEGENITFEDENDLILVGLVAMIDPPREAVYGAVEQAKKAGIKTVMITGDHKTTARAIARDIGISEPDDIALTGQELDALSEDELNAKLEKISVYARVSPENKIRIVRAWQNKDKISAMTGDGVNDAPALKQADIGIAMGSGTDVAKDAAAMVLTDDNFVSIISAVEVGRNVFDNIKKAVAYLFAGNLGAIIAIIVALLMNWVNPFTALQLLFINLVNDSIPAIALGMEKGEPNVMERKPRDPNEGIFAGDTLRSVLYRGVLIGIAVVISQYIGLGYSNEMSIAMAFTTLILARTLQTFPARSNTQTSIGAGFFSNMYAIYAVLFCSVLYGVTVLPGVRSIFNIPDNFGWEQWGIAAGLALAAVILMELAKFLPHKKEA